A window of the Brachyspira sp. SAP_772 genome harbors these coding sequences:
- a CDS encoding [Fe-Fe] hydrogenase large subunit C-terminal domain-containing protein, with the protein LRAYGKVQSGETSVTDDTPNLVEVMACNGGCVGGPCVVKNPKAATVLLQKYASTGKELNKE; encoded by the coding sequence AATTAAGAGCTTATGGTAAAGTGCAATCTGGAGAGACTTCTGTTACTGATGATACTCCAAATTTGGTTGAGGTTATGGCTTGTAACGGCGGTTGTGTGGGAGGACCTTGCGTTGTTAAGAACCCTAAAGCAGCTACTGTTTTATTACAGAAATATGCTTCTACTGGTAAAGAATTAAATAAAGAATAA